One part of the Eubalaena glacialis isolate mEubGla1 chromosome 19, mEubGla1.1.hap2.+ XY, whole genome shotgun sequence genome encodes these proteins:
- the LOC133080409 gene encoding methylsterol monooxygenase 1-like, whose amino-acid sequence MPRWYMLLARCFGCAVIADTWHYFLHRLLNHKRIHKHIHKICHEFQAPFGMEAECAHPLETLILGTGYIIGIMLLCDPVILLWAWVTVHLTETVDVHSGYDIPLNPLNLIPFYAGSQHHDFHHVNFIGNYASTFTWWDRLFGTDSQFIAYNEKVKKVEKKTE is encoded by the coding sequence ATGCCACGATGGTACATGCTTTTGGCAAGATGCTTTGGCTGTGCAGTGATTGCGGATACCTGGCACTATTTCCTGCATAGGCTCTTAAaccacaaaagaatacataagcATATTCATAAAATTTGTCATGAGTTTCAGGCTCCATTTGGAATGGAAGCTGAATGTGCACATCCTCTGGAAACCCTAATTCTTGGAACTGGATATATCATTGGAATCATGCTTTTATGTGATCCTGTTATTCTCCTTTGGGCCTGGGTGACCGTTCATTTGACAGAAACTGTTGATGTCCATAGTGGTTACGACATTCCTCTCAACCCTTTAAATCTCATTCCTTTCTATGCTGGTTCTCAGCATCACGATTTCCACCACGTGAACTTCATTGGAAACTATGCTTCGACATTTACATGGTGGGATAGACTTTTTGGAACAGACTCTCAATTTATTGCCTACAATGAGAAGGTGAAGAAGGTTGAGAAAAAGACTGAATAA